From Spirochaetales bacterium, a single genomic window includes:
- a CDS encoding caspase family protein, which produces MKPAIAAFLILCIASFTASSGDTSTPGLRINTEMHTSTVHKIDRDAAGKYLLSCSSDKTARLWDAAGGALIRVFRPPIAPGNEGKLYACALSPDGSTAVTGGWTGKNVAGEYCLYVFNTATGEMTGRIGGLDHVVFDCEFSPDGAWLSVCLGGGKGIAVVSAETWKISRILENYGEAGYNACFSKDMRLASVCDDGTIRLYDDSYRLIARREGAGREPYGIDFSPDGARCAIGYVGLKKLEVLSSESLAPLYEPPAGGLSQGSDLSCVCWSADGTFLAAGGRHRTDEGRYWRYPVRMYKNGGKGAYEDYPVCRNTIFDLKPLPGNSVAYCSGFPEIGRIGCDGKPYFHREAEIPDFGNYQSRYLRFSPDASTVSFKPQGPATFTFSIGMRELRRETSSFPLAVTDREGLAVTHWLDDVSPCINGKKCGFLVKNERSRSAAVSKDGKRCVLGTSQHLYCADEKGTLLWKAPLPDHGWAVNIADEKKICVVACGNGTLQWYGLDSGNLLLTLFVHGDGKRWILFSPSGYYDCSAGAQDLIGWHVENGIDRAADFFPAGRFSSRFYRPDVIPFLLEEKNETESLKAADGIAVEAADGIAGGKTAKKEIFEILPPVVSIVKPAPFTETAEKSVSLVVSVRTPSNQPVTQLKILRGGRPYETKNLKNFIAPEGKEIPLSCELVPGPNDITVCARNAFGWSEPVCISITKTGTSGHDSLMPKLYLLSVGVSAYEDPQLRLGFAAKDAADFSKAMAVQKKRLYGEVTVTLLTDEKATKDNILDGLDWIQKETTSRDIAMIFFAGHGINDNTGNLYYLPVEADLQKIKRTCLPSNDIATTIQSIAGKVVYFMDTCHSGLISVTGRRGILHLDTNKEVMELIHAENGAVVFCSSSGNQYSLENEGWGNGAFTLALVEGISGKADYIGEGTITINQLDLYISERVKKLTGGRQTPVTAKPDTIRDFPIALAGK; this is translated from the coding sequence ATGAAACCTGCAATCGCCGCCTTCCTGATTCTTTGTATCGCCTCTTTCACCGCTTCGTCCGGGGATACATCCACACCCGGGCTGCGGATAAACACGGAAATGCACACATCGACCGTTCACAAGATCGATCGCGACGCGGCGGGGAAATACCTTCTCAGCTGTTCTTCGGATAAAACCGCCCGCCTGTGGGATGCGGCCGGCGGAGCCTTGATCCGTGTTTTCAGACCCCCGATCGCACCGGGAAACGAAGGAAAATTGTATGCGTGCGCGCTTTCGCCCGACGGGTCGACCGCCGTGACCGGCGGCTGGACCGGAAAGAATGTGGCGGGTGAATACTGCCTGTATGTATTCAATACGGCGACGGGTGAGATGACGGGGAGGATCGGCGGGCTCGATCATGTCGTCTTTGATTGCGAGTTTTCACCGGACGGCGCATGGCTTTCCGTCTGTCTCGGCGGGGGTAAGGGTATCGCCGTCGTTTCCGCCGAAACATGGAAAATATCCCGTATCCTCGAAAATTACGGTGAAGCGGGTTACAACGCTTGTTTTTCAAAAGACATGAGGCTGGCTTCGGTATGCGACGACGGAACGATAAGGCTTTACGACGATTCGTATCGGTTGATCGCCCGGCGCGAAGGGGCGGGCAGGGAACCGTATGGCATCGACTTCTCACCCGACGGCGCCCGGTGCGCGATCGGCTACGTCGGCTTGAAAAAACTCGAAGTCCTTTCATCGGAATCCCTCGCCCCGCTGTACGAACCGCCGGCCGGCGGCCTGTCGCAGGGTTCCGATCTCTCCTGCGTCTGCTGGTCCGCTGACGGAACCTTCCTTGCCGCCGGAGGCAGACACCGGACCGACGAAGGGCGGTACTGGCGATACCCCGTCCGTATGTACAAAAACGGGGGCAAAGGGGCATACGAGGATTATCCCGTATGCAGGAACACGATTTTCGACCTCAAACCATTACCCGGTAATTCCGTCGCGTACTGCAGCGGGTTTCCCGAAATCGGGAGAATCGGTTGCGACGGCAAGCCGTATTTCCACCGGGAAGCCGAGATCCCGGATTTCGGCAACTATCAATCCCGGTACCTGAGGTTTTCACCCGACGCCTCGACGGTGTCATTCAAACCGCAAGGCCCGGCCACATTTACCTTTTCGATCGGGATGAGAGAACTGAGACGTGAAACTTCATCTTTTCCCCTCGCGGTAACGGACAGGGAAGGTCTCGCCGTGACGCACTGGCTCGACGACGTCTCGCCGTGCATCAACGGGAAAAAATGCGGGTTCCTGGTTAAAAACGAACGATCGAGAAGCGCCGCCGTATCGAAGGACGGCAAACGGTGCGTTCTGGGTACGAGTCAACATCTTTATTGCGCCGATGAAAAAGGAACTTTACTCTGGAAAGCCCCCCTTCCCGATCACGGATGGGCGGTCAATATCGCTGACGAAAAAAAAATATGTGTCGTCGCCTGCGGCAACGGCACCCTTCAATGGTACGGTCTCGACAGCGGGAACCTCCTGCTTACCCTTTTCGTTCACGGCGACGGCAAACGATGGATCCTCTTCAGTCCGTCCGGCTATTACGATTGTTCGGCCGGCGCCCAGGATCTTATCGGATGGCATGTCGAAAACGGTATCGACCGCGCGGCGGACTTTTTCCCGGCAGGCCGGTTTTCGTCCCGTTTCTACCGGCCCGATGTCATCCCTTTCCTTCTCGAGGAAAAGAACGAAACGGAATCCCTGAAAGCGGCGGACGGTATCGCCGTCGAAGCGGCGGACGGTATCGCCGGCGGTAAGACGGCGAAAAAAGAAATATTCGAAATCCTCCCCCCCGTTGTCAGTATCGTCAAACCCGCCCCGTTTACGGAAACCGCCGAGAAATCGGTTTCCCTCGTCGTCTCGGTCCGTACACCGTCAAACCAGCCGGTAACGCAACTGAAAATATTGCGGGGGGGCAGACCTTATGAAACAAAAAACCTGAAAAATTTCATCGCGCCCGAAGGAAAGGAAATCCCGCTTTCCTGCGAACTCGTACCGGGACCGAACGATATCACGGTCTGCGCGCGAAACGCTTTCGGATGGAGTGAACCGGTTTGTATCAGCATCACCAAAACCGGTACATCCGGTCATGATTCCCTGATGCCGAAACTATATCTGCTTTCCGTTGGTGTTTCGGCGTATGAAGACCCCCAGCTGCGTCTTGGATTCGCGGCAAAGGACGCGGCGGACTTCTCAAAGGCGATGGCCGTACAGAAAAAACGGCTCTACGGCGAAGTGACCGTCACCCTGCTTACCGATGAAAAGGCGACGAAAGACAATATTCTGGACGGCCTCGACTGGATTCAGAAGGAAACAACCTCCCGCGACATCGCGATGATTTTCTTTGCCGGCCACGGCATCAATGACAATACGGGAAACCTCTATTATCTCCCCGTGGAGGCGGATCTTCAAAAGATAAAACGGACCTGCCTCCCCTCGAACGATATCGCCACAACCATACAATCGATAGCCGGCAAGGTGGTCTACTTTATGGACACATGTCATTCGGGGCTCATCAGTGTCACCGGACGGAGGGGCATTCTCCACCTCGACACGAACAAGGAGGTCATGGAACTCATTCACGCGGAAAACGGCGCCGTTGTTTTCTGTTCCTCATCAGGCAACCAGTACTCTTTGGAAAACGAAGGATGGGGGAACGGCGCGTTCACCCTCGCCCTGGTGGAAGGAATAAGCGGAAAAGCGGATTATATCGGTGAAGGAACCATTACCATCAATCAACTCGATCTCTACATCTCCGAGCGCGTCAAAAAGCTGACCGGGGGAAGGCAGACACCGGTCACCGCAAAGCCGGATACGATCAGGGATTTTCCCATAGCACTGGCCGGGAAATAA
- the nadD gene encoding nicotinate (nicotinamide) nucleotide adenylyltransferase: protein MSDLQREIDEAFSKRFGRYRGREKKIQVAILGGAFNPVTRAHIEIASFVLDTVRIFDVVWIMPCFTHIFNKRLASPEHRLTMCSMAASKDARVEVCDYEIRNEFSGGTYYLMKKLLDEAFIKEGYEISLIIGLDNANAFHTWVEYEALEKLVRFVVVPRQGVAVDNTVEWYRKPPHMYLSADKPIMKVSSTQVRELLKDKKDIEASRYLDPAVFAYIVEHGLYR from the coding sequence ATGTCGGATCTGCAAAGAGAAATCGACGAGGCCTTCTCGAAACGTTTCGGCCGGTACCGGGGGAGGGAAAAGAAAATCCAGGTCGCGATTCTCGGCGGGGCGTTCAATCCCGTTACCAGAGCGCATATCGAGATCGCGTCGTTTGTCCTCGATACCGTCCGGATTTTCGACGTCGTGTGGATTATGCCCTGTTTCACCCATATCTTCAACAAACGCCTGGCATCGCCGGAACATAGACTCACTATGTGTTCCATGGCCGCTTCAAAGGATGCGCGCGTCGAGGTGTGCGACTACGAAATAAGAAACGAATTTTCAGGCGGTACTTATTATCTCATGAAAAAGCTGCTCGATGAAGCATTTATAAAGGAAGGGTACGAAATCAGTCTCATTATCGGCCTGGATAACGCCAATGCATTTCATACATGGGTCGAGTACGAGGCACTGGAAAAACTCGTGAGATTTGTCGTCGTTCCGAGACAGGGAGTGGCGGTCGACAATACCGTGGAATGGTACCGCAAGCCCCCGCACATGTATCTTTCCGCGGACAAGCCGATAATGAAGGTTTCATCGACACAGGTGAGGGAATTATTGAAGGATAAAAAAGACATCGAAGCATCGCGATACCTCGATCCGGCGGTTTTTGCATATATTGTCGAACACGGGCTTTACAGGTGA